In the genome of Saprospira sp. CCB-QB6, one region contains:
- a CDS encoding glycosyltransferase: MKNSPLSGHVYCFLPYNLSCPSARYRAYFPLSNLRESGQLTVDFMQPSASWKKRIAFLCIYLEALIWPKRNSRIFIQKVCSTRYYGYLLRFLVFCRPNISFFDLDDAENYRQPTQNMHFFLRKAKACSLGSQALKDYALAFNANCRIHTSAVPQQSLQTGPKHQVLRLVWLGDLGDGRKKSKAFSHKTNVYKLLFPALKKLQFPIELHLLGVKKKSDIPEIQAYFASSPHIHLVIPQNLNWVEDDWVYTYLAKMDLGLAPLVDHPFNQAKSAFKAKQYLAVGLPVLASDIGENSRFVQEGKNGFLFRKEAELLQALTFFQELDAKQMQAFQLAAKASFQQFSMTRYEQQLMNMLFDVD, from the coding sequence ATGAAAAATTCTCCTCTATCAGGGCATGTCTATTGTTTTTTGCCCTACAACCTTTCTTGCCCTAGTGCTCGCTATCGGGCCTATTTCCCACTTAGTAATTTACGGGAATCAGGCCAACTTACTGTAGATTTTATGCAGCCATCGGCCAGTTGGAAAAAACGAATTGCCTTTCTCTGCATTTATTTAGAGGCCCTAATTTGGCCTAAAAGAAATAGCCGAATTTTTATTCAGAAGGTTTGTTCTACTCGCTATTATGGCTATCTATTGCGCTTTTTGGTTTTTTGCCGTCCCAATATCAGTTTTTTTGACTTAGACGATGCCGAAAACTATAGACAGCCAACTCAAAATATGCACTTTTTTTTGCGTAAGGCTAAAGCTTGTAGCCTCGGTAGCCAAGCTCTAAAAGATTATGCGCTTGCTTTTAACGCCAATTGCCGTATTCACACTTCTGCCGTTCCTCAACAAAGTTTGCAAACAGGACCAAAACATCAAGTATTGCGCTTGGTTTGGCTAGGAGATCTCGGAGATGGCCGCAAAAAATCAAAGGCATTCTCGCATAAAACAAATGTCTATAAGCTGCTTTTTCCAGCACTCAAAAAACTCCAATTTCCAATAGAATTACACCTTTTGGGCGTGAAAAAAAAGAGCGACATTCCCGAAATTCAAGCTTATTTTGCTTCATCTCCTCATATTCATTTAGTGATTCCTCAAAACTTAAATTGGGTGGAGGATGATTGGGTGTATACTTACCTGGCTAAGATGGATTTGGGCCTAGCGCCTCTGGTCGATCACCCCTTTAATCAGGCTAAATCAGCCTTTAAAGCAAAGCAATATCTTGCTGTGGGTTTGCCCGTTTTAGCTAGCGATATTGGCGAAAATAGCCGCTTTGTTCAAGAGGGCAAAAATGGCTTCCTTTTCCGAAAAGAGGCCGAATTACTTCAAGCTTTGACCTTCTTTCAAGAACTAGATGCTAAGCAGATGCAAGCATTTCAACTGGCCGCTAAAGCTAGCTTTCAACAATTTAGTATGACCCGCTATGAACAGCAGTTGATGAACATGTTGTTTGATGTGGATTAG